A region of Candidatus Defluviilinea gracilis DNA encodes the following proteins:
- a CDS encoding glucose 1-dehydrogenase — MGKLSGKVAMITGATSGIGKATALLFADEGADVVITGRRAELGQRVREEISRKGVRCEFIQADHADGEACSHVVSQTLASFGRMDILFNNAGIVTHGTAESISDDIWNETLAINVTAVWRMCKLVLPVMKAQGGGVIVNCGSDWSVVGGKNAFPYIASKGAVGMMTKAMALDYARDNIRVNAVCPGDTFVDRWLETEQFNSSDAAYLENEIKKASAYLPMGRFGKPEEIAKAVLFLASDDSSFMTGHLLLVDGGNTAQ; from the coding sequence ATGGGTAAACTTTCAGGCAAGGTGGCAATGATCACAGGCGCGACATCGGGCATCGGCAAAGCCACCGCGTTATTGTTTGCGGACGAAGGCGCGGATGTCGTCATCACGGGACGCCGCGCGGAGTTGGGACAACGCGTCAGGGAGGAGATCAGCCGTAAGGGGGTCCGATGCGAATTCATCCAAGCCGATCATGCCGACGGGGAGGCTTGCTCCCACGTCGTCAGCCAGACTCTCGCCTCGTTCGGTCGCATGGACATCTTGTTCAACAACGCGGGCATCGTCACACATGGCACAGCCGAATCGATCTCGGATGACATTTGGAATGAGACGCTGGCAATCAACGTGACGGCGGTGTGGCGCATGTGCAAATTGGTCTTGCCCGTGATGAAAGCGCAAGGCGGAGGCGTGATCGTCAACTGCGGATCCGATTGGTCAGTAGTGGGAGGTAAAAACGCGTTTCCATATATCGCGAGCAAAGGCGCGGTGGGGATGATGACCAAAGCGATGGCGCTCGATTACGCGCGCGATAACATCCGCGTGAACGCAGTCTGCCCCGGCGACACGTTCGTGGATCGCTGGCTCGAGACGGAGCAATTTAATTCTTCAGACGCCGCCTATTTGGAAAATGAGATCAAGAAAGCCAGCGCCTATTTGCCGATGGGTCGCTTCGGCAAACCCGAAGAGATCGCCAAGGCGGTGTTGTTCCTGGCTTCGGATGATTCATCGTTTATGACAGGACATTTATTGTTGGTAGACGGCGGCAATACGGCGCAGTAA